A section of the Sphingomonas ginsenosidivorax genome encodes:
- a CDS encoding zinc-dependent alcohol dehydrogenase family protein, which translates to MKIEAAVLRTRGASLPYAESRPLRIETLDLDPPGKGEVLVRIAAAGLCHSDLSVINGDRPRPLPMALGHEAAGVVEALGADVTDLAVGDHVVMIFMPSCGHCLPCAEGRPALCAPGAAANGAGTLLGDGVRMHDDDGSVHHHLGVSAFASHAVVSRRSLVKVDPDLPLHEAALFGCAVLTGVGAVVNTAGVKAGQTVAVIGLGGVGLAAVLGAIAAGAAQVVAVDLADDKLALATELGATAVVKAGADAVATVRALTAGGCDVVLEMAGSVRALESAVAMTRRGGTTVTAGLPPPDAALAVNVVALVADERTLKGSYIGTCVPTRDIPRYIALYRAGRLPVDRLVSGYLTLADINAGFDELHAGRAVRQVIRFD; encoded by the coding sequence ATGAAGATCGAAGCTGCCGTCCTGCGCACCCGTGGCGCGAGCCTGCCCTATGCCGAAAGCCGGCCCCTGCGGATCGAGACGCTCGATCTCGATCCGCCCGGCAAGGGCGAGGTGCTGGTCCGGATCGCCGCGGCGGGCCTGTGTCATTCCGACCTGTCAGTGATCAACGGCGACCGGCCGCGGCCTTTGCCGATGGCGCTAGGGCACGAGGCGGCGGGCGTGGTCGAAGCGCTGGGCGCGGACGTCACCGATCTCGCGGTCGGCGATCATGTCGTGATGATCTTCATGCCGAGCTGCGGGCATTGCCTGCCCTGCGCCGAGGGTCGCCCGGCCCTGTGCGCGCCGGGCGCGGCGGCGAACGGGGCGGGGACCCTGCTGGGCGACGGGGTGCGGATGCACGACGATGACGGCAGCGTGCACCATCATCTGGGTGTGTCGGCCTTCGCCAGCCATGCCGTGGTATCGCGCCGATCGCTGGTGAAGGTCGATCCCGACCTGCCGCTGCACGAGGCCGCGCTGTTCGGCTGCGCGGTGCTGACCGGCGTCGGCGCGGTGGTCAACACCGCCGGCGTCAAGGCGGGGCAGACCGTCGCGGTGATCGGGCTCGGCGGCGTCGGGCTGGCGGCGGTGCTTGGGGCGATCGCGGCAGGCGCGGCGCAGGTGGTCGCGGTGGATCTTGCCGACGACAAGCTCGCGCTGGCGACGGAACTCGGCGCGACCGCGGTGGTAAAGGCGGGCGCCGATGCGGTCGCCACTGTGCGTGCACTGACCGCCGGCGGGTGCGACGTGGTGCTGGAAATGGCGGGCTCGGTCCGCGCACTCGAAAGCGCGGTCGCGATGACGCGGCGGGGCGGCACCACCGTGACCGCCGGCCTGCCGCCGCCCGACGCGGCGCTCGCGGTCAACGTCGTCGCGCTGGTGGCCGACGAGCGTACGCTCAAGGGCAGCTATATCGGCACCTGCGTGCCGACGCGCGACATCCCACGCTACATCGCCTTGTACCGCGCCGGACGGCTGCCGGTGGACCGGTTGGTCAGCGGATACCTGACGCTGGCCGACATCAACGCCGGGTTCGACGAGCTGCACGCCGGGCGCGCAGTGCGCCAAGTCATCCGCTTCGATTGA
- a CDS encoding acyl-CoA thioesterase, which translates to MTDFRDRGASNAVLRLYDETQTGRTMMPQTPLRPRAHYVAWMPITTRWSDNDAYGHVNNAIYYHWFDTAVNAWLIAAGLLDIAQGDPIGLVVDTRCRYARSVAYPEPVEIGLALGRLGRSSVTYELGAFRIGEDQPVAEAAFTHVYVGRASRRPTPLPDDWRSKLETLAPPL; encoded by the coding sequence GTGACCGATTTTCGCGACCGGGGTGCCAGCAACGCCGTCCTGCGCCTATACGACGAGACGCAGACCGGAAGGACCATGATGCCCCAGACGCCCCTCCGTCCCCGCGCGCATTATGTCGCCTGGATGCCGATCACGACTCGGTGGAGCGACAACGACGCGTATGGGCACGTCAACAACGCCATCTATTACCACTGGTTCGACACCGCGGTGAACGCGTGGCTGATCGCGGCGGGGCTGCTCGACATCGCGCAGGGCGACCCGATCGGCCTCGTGGTCGATACGCGCTGTCGCTATGCGCGCTCGGTCGCCTATCCCGAGCCGGTCGAGATCGGGCTCGCGCTCGGTCGGCTCGGCCGTTCCAGCGTGACCTACGAACTCGGCGCCTTCCGCATCGGCGAGGATCAGCCCGTCGCGGAGGCCGCCTTCACCCATGTCTATGTCGGACGCGCCAGCCGGCGCCCGACACCGCTGCCCGACGACTGGCGGAGCAAGCTCGAGACGCTCGCCCCGCCCCTTTGA
- a CDS encoding enoyl-CoA hydratase-related protein, which translates to MTDAKVLIERHGPIALVTLNDPETRNALSPAVVAGLVAFLEGANADESLGCIVLTGAGGAFCSGGNIKDMQEGTDPQFAGTPDRIQEAFRAGIQRIPALFDALDVPAIAAVNGVAVGAGCDITCMCDIRIGATRAKFAESFLRVGLVSGDGGAWFLPRVVGYPRAIEMALTCRMIEADEAKAWGLVTHVVEADALLDTAMEMARTITAFPPRSARLNKRLMRKSMSLDLASCLELSAAYQAIVQHTADQKEAVAALLEKRPARFTGR; encoded by the coding sequence ATGACCGACGCCAAGGTACTGATCGAACGGCACGGGCCGATCGCGCTGGTCACGCTGAACGACCCCGAGACGCGCAACGCGCTGTCGCCCGCCGTCGTCGCCGGGCTGGTCGCGTTTCTCGAAGGCGCGAACGCGGACGAGAGCCTTGGCTGCATCGTCCTGACCGGGGCAGGCGGCGCCTTTTGTTCGGGCGGCAATATCAAGGACATGCAGGAGGGCACGGATCCACAGTTCGCCGGCACGCCCGACCGGATCCAGGAAGCCTTCCGCGCGGGTATCCAGCGCATCCCGGCGCTGTTCGACGCGCTCGACGTACCGGCGATCGCGGCGGTGAACGGCGTCGCGGTCGGCGCCGGGTGCGACATCACCTGTATGTGCGACATCCGGATCGGGGCGACCCGCGCGAAGTTCGCCGAGAGCTTCCTGCGCGTCGGCCTGGTTTCGGGCGATGGCGGCGCGTGGTTCCTGCCCCGCGTCGTGGGCTATCCGCGGGCGATCGAGATGGCGCTGACCTGCCGCATGATCGAGGCTGACGAGGCCAAGGCATGGGGCCTGGTAACGCATGTCGTGGAGGCCGATGCGCTACTCGACACCGCGATGGAGATGGCGCGTACCATCACGGCCTTCCCGCCGCGAAGCGCGCGGCTCAACAAGCGGCTCATGCGCAAGTCGATGAGTCTCGATCTGGCCAGCTGCCTGGAATTGTCGGCCGCCTATCAGGCGATCGTCCAGCACACCGCCGACCAGAAGGAAGCCGTCGCGGCGCTACTGGAGAAGCGCCCCGCCCGGTTTACGGGGCGCTGA
- a CDS encoding alpha/beta fold hydrolase produces the protein MSEPAYVPRIVSETTRAHVRGVDYRVRRWGPVDAPPLVLLHGSRDTAATFQFLVDSLRGTYRVIAPDWRGHGGSSWTPGSYWLSDFLLDLDRLADDLVPGQAVAVVGHSMGGNIAALFAAIRPARVSKLVLLDSLGSRPDQNPVAIADELAKILAQQDHAARFRRYADVAALADRLQHQNRRLDRPRALFLADASARSLPQGGVTWPHDPRFHRSYPTLHSVAEWGACWQRITMPVLALLSSDPQPGAATADAAEVSRRAAFFPDLTVRRVADTGHNLHHDATAVAADAIDAFLRGATLPDCGIDTIETRTTA, from the coding sequence GTGAGCGAGCCTGCCTATGTGCCGCGGATCGTATCCGAGACGACGCGCGCGCACGTGCGCGGCGTGGACTACCGCGTGCGGCGCTGGGGACCGGTCGACGCCCCGCCACTGGTGCTGCTCCACGGCTCGCGCGACACGGCCGCGACCTTCCAGTTTCTCGTCGACTCCCTGCGCGGGACCTACCGCGTCATCGCCCCCGACTGGCGCGGGCATGGCGGCTCCAGCTGGACGCCTGGCAGCTATTGGCTGAGCGATTTCCTTCTCGACCTCGACCGGCTCGCGGACGATCTTGTCCCGGGACAGGCCGTGGCGGTCGTCGGTCATTCGATGGGCGGCAACATCGCCGCGCTGTTCGCGGCGATACGCCCCGCGCGCGTCAGCAAGCTGGTGCTGTTGGATTCGCTCGGCAGCCGACCCGACCAGAATCCGGTCGCGATCGCGGACGAGCTGGCGAAAATCCTCGCACAGCAGGATCATGCCGCGCGCTTTCGCCGCTATGCCGATGTGGCCGCGCTGGCCGACCGGCTCCAGCACCAGAACCGCCGGCTCGATCGTCCGCGTGCGCTGTTCCTTGCCGACGCATCCGCGCGCTCGTTGCCACAGGGGGGCGTGACGTGGCCACACGACCCCCGTTTCCATCGATCCTATCCCACGCTGCACAGCGTCGCCGAATGGGGGGCGTGCTGGCAGCGGATAACGATGCCCGTACTGGCGCTGCTCTCCAGCGATCCGCAGCCGGGCGCCGCGACCGCCGACGCCGCCGAGGTATCGCGCCGTGCCGCCTTCTTCCCCGATCTGACGGTGCGGCGCGTGGCCGATACCGGGCACAACCTGCATCACGACGCGACCGCTGTCGCGGCGGACGCGATCGACGCGTTCCTGCGTGGTGCCACGCTGCCGGACTGCGGTATCGACACCATCGAAACGAGGACAACAGCATGA
- a CDS encoding iron-containing alcohol dehydrogenase family protein produces the protein MSRSFRHFDPGSRILYGEDCLGQLSAELRRVGAKRAVVFCGNTIARSEPGLETVRAALGEFCVGAFTGVAEQSPLPSVEAAARLLAERDADAVVAIGGGSAVVTARAASILYGEGGDIRDLCTVFTPGAAPKSPRLANPKLPQFVIPTTPTTAFAKSGAAVTVEDGRRLALFDPKARVQALFVHPAFLRATPWRLTLDAALDAFAQGVQGLESARREPLADALLIHGVRLIRQSLDDARDGDSDAARRDLVLAAQLIGQGTDFVGAGMASAIGHAIGARCAVGNGHAKAVVLPHTLVFNSAATQGRLAELANALEPGSGGDANALAGTCTAFFASLDVPSRLRDLGVPEEALPLIAADAAQDWFITQNPRAVSAADVVALLQVVW, from the coding sequence ATGTCACGAAGCTTTCGTCATTTCGACCCTGGCTCGCGGATCCTCTACGGCGAGGATTGCCTGGGCCAGCTGTCCGCCGAGCTGCGCCGGGTCGGTGCGAAGCGCGCGGTCGTCTTCTGCGGGAACACGATCGCGCGATCCGAACCGGGGCTGGAGACCGTGCGTGCGGCGCTCGGCGAGTTCTGCGTCGGTGCGTTCACGGGCGTCGCCGAACAGTCGCCCCTGCCTTCGGTCGAGGCAGCGGCGCGCCTGCTGGCCGAACGCGACGCGGATGCGGTCGTCGCGATCGGCGGCGGTTCGGCGGTCGTCACCGCGCGCGCGGCGAGCATCCTGTACGGCGAGGGCGGCGACATTCGCGATCTTTGCACCGTGTTCACGCCCGGCGCAGCCCCCAAGAGCCCCAGGCTTGCCAACCCCAAGCTGCCGCAATTCGTGATCCCGACGACGCCGACCACCGCCTTCGCGAAAAGCGGTGCTGCGGTGACGGTGGAGGACGGTCGCCGCCTGGCGCTGTTCGATCCGAAGGCGCGCGTGCAGGCGCTGTTCGTCCATCCCGCGTTCCTGCGCGCGACGCCGTGGCGGCTGACGCTCGATGCAGCGCTCGACGCCTTCGCACAGGGTGTTCAGGGTCTTGAGTCTGCGCGGCGTGAGCCGCTGGCGGATGCGCTGCTGATCCACGGCGTGCGGCTGATACGGCAGTCGCTGGACGATGCCAGGGATGGCGACAGCGATGCGGCGCGGCGCGACCTGGTACTCGCCGCGCAACTGATCGGGCAGGGCACTGATTTCGTCGGTGCCGGCATGGCGTCCGCGATCGGCCATGCGATCGGCGCGCGCTGCGCCGTCGGCAACGGACACGCCAAGGCGGTCGTGCTGCCGCACACTCTCGTCTTCAATAGCGCTGCAACCCAAGGGCGGCTGGCCGAACTGGCAAACGCGCTGGAACCGGGCAGCGGTGGCGATGCGAACGCACTTGCCGGCACCTGCACCGCGTTCTTCGCATCGCTCGACGTGCCCTCCCGCTTGCGCGACCTCGGCGTCCCGGAAGAAGCATTGCCGCTGATCGCCGCCGACGCCGCGCAGGACTGGTTTATCACGCAGAACCCGCGTGCCGTGAGCGCGGCGGACGTGGTCGCGCTTTTGCAGGTGGTCTGGTGA
- a CDS encoding class I adenylate-forming enzyme family protein — translation MDASQVGTTEPRWGTEIVVEDVGGIPYRLYAERPKRLEHLLALAPRWGAQPHIVQGDRVLSFDDLIGLVDRKTSELVGLGIGGGDRVFLMGWNSPDYVVNYWAVLKAGGVPVLVNTWWSEAEVADALELLAPVLVLADARCATKIPGGWATGSWETSDAPLAEPVAGPALIDENAPGVIIFTSGTSGKPKAVVLSHRALLSNLQMLLVMSKRLPHQSPSPDVALHTGPLFHIGGAQAMLRAVTVGNTLVMPRGRFDPGELLELVETWKINRWSAVPTMISRVLEHPGIGSRDLSSLKAVTLGGALLHPDLQQRIRTGLPGAEARIATGYGLSENGGQATAASDGDTVRRPGTSGRALPLTEVKIVPRAGLPDGEIVIRAPTQMSEYYGVAETPIDAEGWLATGDLGKLDDDGYLWITGRSKELIIRGGENVAPAAVERALVAAPAVREAVVFGLPHADLGEEVAAVVVIEPGASQDAIRQAVRATLASFSVPSWWRFQEDALPVNATGKIDKAAVIAEARAAVTTG, via the coding sequence ATGGATGCGTCGCAGGTCGGCACGACGGAACCGCGCTGGGGGACCGAGATCGTCGTCGAGGATGTGGGCGGCATTCCCTACCGCCTGTATGCGGAGCGGCCCAAGCGCCTCGAACACCTGCTGGCGCTCGCACCACGCTGGGGTGCGCAGCCGCATATCGTGCAGGGCGATCGTGTCCTGTCGTTCGACGACCTGATCGGGCTGGTCGACCGCAAGACGTCGGAGCTGGTCGGGCTCGGCATCGGCGGGGGCGACCGCGTTTTCCTGATGGGGTGGAACAGCCCGGACTATGTCGTCAATTACTGGGCGGTGCTGAAGGCCGGCGGTGTGCCGGTGCTGGTCAATACCTGGTGGAGCGAGGCGGAGGTTGCCGACGCGCTCGAATTGCTGGCGCCGGTACTGGTGCTGGCGGATGCGCGCTGTGCCACGAAGATCCCGGGCGGCTGGGCGACCGGGTCGTGGGAGACGAGCGACGCGCCGCTGGCCGAGCCTGTCGCCGGCCCCGCGCTCATCGACGAGAACGCGCCGGGCGTCATCATCTTCACTTCGGGCACCTCGGGCAAGCCAAAGGCCGTCGTGCTGTCGCACCGCGCCCTGCTGTCGAACCTGCAGATGCTGCTGGTGATGTCGAAGCGGCTGCCGCACCAGTCGCCGTCGCCCGACGTCGCGCTGCACACCGGACCGTTGTTCCACATCGGCGGCGCGCAGGCGATGCTGCGCGCGGTAACGGTCGGCAACACGCTGGTGATGCCGCGCGGGCGCTTCGATCCGGGCGAGCTGCTCGAACTGGTCGAGACGTGGAAGATCAACCGCTGGTCCGCGGTACCGACGATGATTTCGCGCGTGCTCGAACATCCGGGTATCGGCAGCCGCGATCTCTCCAGCCTGAAAGCCGTCACATTGGGCGGCGCGCTGCTCCACCCCGATCTGCAGCAGCGGATCCGTACCGGGCTTCCCGGCGCCGAGGCACGGATCGCGACCGGCTATGGCCTGTCGGAAAATGGCGGGCAGGCGACCGCCGCGTCGGACGGCGACACCGTCCGGCGGCCCGGCACGAGCGGGCGCGCGCTGCCGCTGACCGAGGTCAAGATCGTGCCGCGTGCCGGCCTGCCCGACGGCGAGATCGTCATCCGCGCGCCGACGCAGATGTCGGAATATTACGGCGTCGCCGAAACGCCCATCGATGCCGAGGGCTGGCTCGCGACGGGCGATCTCGGGAAGCTGGACGATGACGGCTATCTCTGGATCACCGGACGCTCGAAGGAGCTGATCATCCGCGGCGGCGAGAATGTCGCGCCCGCGGCGGTGGAACGAGCTCTGGTCGCTGCACCCGCGGTACGCGAAGCGGTCGTCTTCGGTCTGCCGCATGCCGATCTCGGCGAGGAAGTGGCGGCGGTCGTCGTGATCGAGCCGGGCGCGTCGCAGGACGCGATCCGTCAGGCGGTACGCGCGACGCTCGCCTCCTTCTCGGTGCCGTCCTGGTGGCGGTTCCAGGAGGACGCGCTGCCCGTCAATGCGACGGGCAAGATCGACAAGGCGGCGGTGATCGCGGAGGCTCGTGCGGCCGTGACGACCGGCTAA
- a CDS encoding FAS1-like dehydratase domain-containing protein yields MSEDTGISKQLARASFTDAMLDNMRSRIGTELRTDGCVNNEIADRMAIIRFCEGIGDDNPLWIDPSYGPASLFGETIAPPSFIFACMASVQFGWAGLGGFHAETTMNFHAPIKLGDRITPRVVFDGFEGPTESQFGGRRIKDFIRQEYWNQDGELVATFICSRMRFERGEMQKRRETRKIELPHPWTEEQIVALEDAALAETPRGATPRFWEDVAVGDELDVITKGPLGLTDFIAFIAGGAAPIPRIAAHRISLQRYRRHPAWAFRDPRTNALEPVYSVHYNDYAAALQGAQIAYDVGIQRTCWGIHALTNWAGDTGFVKALFGQYRAHVYLSDAVKVGGKVVSKEIDADGDHVVTLETWAYNQRDQNVMPGTAVVSLPYKGAGGETILPSGIAKFQAA; encoded by the coding sequence ATGAGCGAAGATACGGGGATCAGCAAGCAACTCGCCCGGGCATCCTTCACCGACGCGATGCTTGACAATATGCGCTCGCGCATCGGCACCGAACTGCGCACCGACGGTTGCGTCAACAACGAGATCGCCGACCGGATGGCGATCATCCGCTTCTGCGAAGGGATCGGCGACGACAACCCGCTCTGGATCGACCCGAGCTACGGCCCGGCATCGCTGTTCGGCGAGACGATCGCGCCGCCCAGCTTCATCTTCGCCTGCATGGCGTCCGTGCAGTTCGGCTGGGCAGGGCTCGGCGGCTTCCATGCCGAGACGACGATGAATTTTCACGCCCCCATCAAGCTGGGCGACCGCATCACCCCGCGCGTGGTGTTCGACGGCTTCGAAGGCCCGACCGAGAGCCAGTTCGGGGGCCGCCGCATCAAGGACTTCATCCGCCAGGAATATTGGAACCAGGACGGCGAACTGGTGGCGACCTTCATCTGTTCTCGGATGCGCTTCGAGCGCGGCGAGATGCAGAAGCGCCGCGAGACGCGAAAGATCGAGCTGCCGCATCCCTGGACCGAGGAGCAGATCGTGGCACTCGAAGACGCCGCGCTGGCCGAGACCCCGCGTGGCGCGACCCCGCGCTTCTGGGAGGACGTGGCCGTCGGCGACGAGCTCGACGTCATCACCAAGGGGCCGCTCGGCCTGACCGACTTCATCGCGTTCATCGCGGGCGGGGCGGCTCCGATTCCGCGGATCGCAGCACACCGCATCTCGCTGCAGCGATACCGCCGCCACCCTGCCTGGGCGTTTCGCGACCCGCGGACGAACGCGCTCGAGCCCGTCTATTCGGTGCACTATAATGACTATGCCGCCGCGCTGCAGGGCGCGCAGATCGCGTATGACGTCGGGATCCAGCGGACCTGCTGGGGCATCCATGCGCTGACCAACTGGGCCGGCGATACGGGCTTCGTGAAGGCGCTGTTCGGCCAGTATCGCGCGCACGTCTATCTGTCGGACGCGGTGAAGGTCGGCGGCAAGGTCGTCTCGAAGGAGATCGACGCGGACGGCGATCATGTCGTTACGCTGGAAACCTGGGCCTATAACCAGCGCGACCAGAACGTGATGCCGGGCACCGCGGTGGTCTCGCTGCCGTACAAGGGCGCCGGCGGCGAGACGATCCTGCCGAGCGGCATCGCCAAGTTCCAGGCGGCCTGA
- a CDS encoding TonB-dependent receptor plug domain-containing protein — MNAHLNSDSTTRGSAHRRVLLALLSTSAAFALSLNAVSAQTAPAASPSPSPTVPTDGAPPPTAEATVTQAVTQEPESTSTQDIIVTGSRIVRDGYQAPTPMSVIGTEQLATNANANIAQFVTNLPAFAGSASTRSSTTTGSNGSAGVNSLNLRALGANRTLVLLDGHRVTPALSTGVVDVNAIPQILISRVDVVTGGASATYGSDAVAGVVNFVLDRSLTGLKGEVSGGATTYGDGENYKISLAGGTKFADDRGHVVVALEQVHDEGIGANRRDWNRRGVQLLANPAYTATNGQPQRLILGNVGYMTSSPGGVVYSGPLRGTAFGQGGQTYQQNYGDIQADPFMRGGDWEQNDLRRTNAVAPSESRQTAYARANYEVSDALNLYAQGSYVRAKTQADLTTVYMIGSSGPVIQRDNAYLPADVRARMVAAGLSSIRIGTLNRDLGITYQITDRKAQSYQLGGNGKFQMLGGDWQWDAYGQYGVSRNLVTFPTNISRTNYALAVDAVRNPATGAIVCRSTLTSPNNGCSPYNALGFGVNDPDGAAVNFIRSASRSRLKVEQTVLAASLSGEPFSTWAGPVSVALSGEYRKDQAKSVVDAGSLAVDHIYANYTAIDGSTNVKEGAFETIIPLAKKLSWADSWDINGAVRFTSYSLAGNVTTWKLGTTYSPVADLTFRATRSRDIRAPNLQETFLPASTARRSIFDPFTNTTPAFDQTTTGNRNLRPEKADTLGVGAVFTPSFFPGFSASVDYWSIKVADAISIIQPADVLLLCFDGSDPALCNNITRVNGVVSQVISQNINIASEKVRGLDFEASYRSELTGLGLPGSVDLHANFTKYLEDTIDNGVSAPNDFVGEISSIYPPRWRTNVTLGYHLDGLRTSLTARAFASGKQFSNFVECTASCPASTSQNPTVNDNYLPGRVYLDFAISYDLSIGPVKDMSVFFNARNLTNRDPGLTAAGNAFGNGANTAVIYDVDGPVLRAGVRFKL; from the coding sequence ATGAACGCTCATTTGAACTCGGATTCGACCACCCGCGGATCGGCACATCGCCGCGTCCTGCTGGCCCTGCTGTCGACCAGCGCGGCGTTCGCGTTGTCGCTGAACGCGGTGTCCGCGCAGACCGCGCCCGCCGCTTCGCCTTCGCCCAGCCCCACGGTGCCGACCGATGGCGCACCGCCCCCGACCGCGGAGGCGACCGTCACGCAAGCCGTGACGCAGGAGCCTGAATCGACATCGACGCAGGACATCATCGTCACCGGCTCGCGCATCGTCCGCGACGGGTACCAGGCGCCGACGCCGATGTCGGTGATCGGCACCGAACAGCTCGCCACCAACGCGAACGCCAATATCGCGCAGTTCGTCACCAACCTGCCGGCGTTCGCCGGATCGGCCAGCACGCGCTCCAGCACGACTACCGGCTCCAACGGTTCGGCCGGCGTCAATTCGCTGAACCTGCGTGCGCTCGGCGCCAACCGCACGCTCGTGCTGCTCGATGGTCACCGCGTAACGCCGGCGCTGTCCACCGGTGTGGTCGACGTCAACGCGATCCCGCAGATCCTGATCTCGCGCGTCGACGTCGTGACCGGGGGCGCGTCGGCAACCTACGGCTCGGACGCGGTGGCCGGCGTCGTCAACTTCGTCCTCGACCGGTCGTTGACCGGCCTGAAGGGCGAAGTCTCGGGCGGCGCCACGACCTACGGCGACGGTGAGAACTACAAGATCAGCCTCGCCGGCGGCACCAAGTTCGCAGACGATCGCGGTCATGTCGTCGTCGCGCTCGAGCAGGTGCATGACGAAGGCATCGGCGCGAACCGCCGCGACTGGAACCGGCGCGGCGTTCAACTGCTGGCCAACCCTGCCTACACCGCGACAAACGGCCAGCCGCAGCGGCTGATCCTCGGCAATGTCGGCTACATGACCTCGTCGCCCGGCGGCGTGGTGTATTCGGGACCGCTGCGCGGCACCGCGTTCGGCCAGGGCGGGCAGACCTATCAGCAGAATTACGGCGACATCCAGGCCGACCCCTTCATGCGCGGCGGCGACTGGGAGCAGAACGACCTGCGCCGTACCAACGCGGTCGCGCCGTCGGAAAGCCGCCAGACCGCCTATGCACGCGCGAACTACGAAGTGTCCGACGCGCTGAACCTGTACGCGCAAGGCTCCTATGTCCGCGCCAAGACGCAGGCGGACCTCACCACCGTCTACATGATCGGGTCGAGCGGCCCGGTGATCCAGCGCGACAACGCCTATCTGCCCGCCGACGTGCGCGCGCGGATGGTCGCCGCCGGCCTGTCGTCGATCCGCATCGGCACGCTCAACCGGGATCTGGGCATCACCTACCAGATCACCGACCGCAAGGCGCAGTCCTATCAGCTCGGCGGCAACGGCAAGTTCCAGATGCTGGGCGGCGACTGGCAATGGGATGCCTATGGCCAGTACGGCGTCAGCCGCAACCTGGTGACGTTTCCGACCAACATCTCGCGCACCAATTATGCGCTCGCGGTCGACGCGGTCCGCAATCCCGCGACCGGCGCTATAGTCTGCCGCTCGACGCTGACCTCGCCGAACAATGGCTGTTCGCCGTACAACGCGCTGGGCTTCGGCGTGAACGATCCGGACGGTGCCGCGGTGAACTTCATCCGCTCGGCGAGCCGGTCCAGGCTGAAGGTCGAGCAGACCGTCCTGGCGGCCTCGTTGTCGGGCGAGCCGTTCTCGACCTGGGCGGGCCCGGTGTCGGTCGCGCTGTCGGGTGAATATCGCAAGGACCAGGCGAAGTCGGTCGTCGATGCCGGCTCACTCGCGGTCGATCACATCTACGCCAACTACACCGCAATCGACGGCTCGACCAACGTCAAGGAAGGTGCGTTCGAGACGATCATCCCGCTCGCCAAGAAGCTGAGCTGGGCGGATTCCTGGGACATCAACGGTGCGGTGCGCTTCACCAGCTACAGTCTGGCGGGCAACGTCACCACCTGGAAGCTCGGCACGACCTATTCCCCGGTCGCCGACCTGACGTTCCGTGCAACGCGCTCGCGCGACATCCGCGCGCCCAATCTGCAGGAGACCTTCCTGCCGGCGTCCACCGCCCGCCGCTCGATCTTCGATCCCTTCACCAACACCACGCCGGCGTTCGACCAGACCACCACGGGCAACCGCAATCTGCGCCCGGAAAAGGCGGATACGCTGGGCGTCGGCGCGGTCTTCACCCCGTCCTTCTTCCCTGGGTTCAGTGCCTCGGTCGACTATTGGAGCATCAAGGTCGCCGACGCGATCTCGATCATCCAGCCCGCCGACGTGCTGCTGCTGTGCTTCGACGGGTCCGATCCGGCGCTGTGCAACAACATCACCCGCGTCAACGGCGTGGTCAGCCAGGTCATCAGCCAGAACATCAACATCGCCAGCGAGAAGGTGCGCGGGCTCGATTTCGAGGCGAGCTACCGCAGCGAGCTGACCGGGCTCGGTCTGCCGGGCAGCGTCGATCTGCACGCCAACTTCACCAAATATCTCGAGGACACGATCGACAACGGGGTCAGCGCGCCGAACGACTTCGTCGGTGAGATCAGCAGCATCTATCCGCCGCGCTGGCGGACGAACGTGACGCTCGGCTATCATCTCGACGGCCTGCGCACCTCGCTGACCGCGCGCGCATTCGCGTCGGGCAAGCAATTCTCCAACTTCGTCGAATGCACCGCGTCCTGCCCGGCGAGCACGTCGCAGAACCCCACCGTCAACGACAATTACCTGCCCGGGCGCGTCTATCTCGATTTCGCGATCAGCTACGATCTGAGCATCGGGCCGGTGAAGGACATGTCGGTGTTCTTCAACGCACGCAATCTGACCAATCGCGATCCCGGCCTGACCGCGGCGGGGAACGCGTTCGGCAACGGCGCGAACACCGCAGTGATCTACGATGTCGACGGTCCCGTCTTGCGCGCAGGGGTCAGGTTCAAACTGTGA